One Chanodichthys erythropterus isolate Z2021 chromosome 22, ASM2448905v1, whole genome shotgun sequence DNA window includes the following coding sequences:
- the LOC137013013 gene encoding uncharacterized protein isoform X2, which yields MINKSSEEIKEEFLSFIKDDAVDLSGIADFVKCNCNSTIPLLKPRGYTLRICGQDGTLFEGDEEQLEAWRDFYLPESMEMEVIGAIDEFPCDAFGLQLVLLLGEDGSVFAYEDEILHLVAKSLRDLFQCEMVFPGIKTFKIGEYFDEQTEEEYREMMESDEVKAIKKQHEDFRASLEPDLLNIMKEIAQSRNNNQLDENQSGFKNGHSTETALVLITKSSVLILPDQSAAFDTVNHQHLLSILPTLGITRFFPYITSLGPILADSFSYQFNADDTQLCFLFQPDDPRVTAQIEEVFAWMKSNHNLELNCTNQLGPSTIIPSSLARKYGVICLTFKRHRRHFATTVESRISLYNKAMLHI from the exons ATGATAAACAA atCCTCAGAAGAAATCAAGGAGgaatttctgtcattcattaaAGACG ATGCTGTGGACCTCAGTGGAATAGCAGATTTTGTAAAGTGTAATTGCAACTCAACGATTCCTCTTCTAAAACCAAGAGGTTATACACTGAGAATTTGTGGCCAGGATGGAACATTGTTCGAAGGGGATGAAGAGCAGCTTGAGGCCTGGAGAGATTTTTACCTCCCAGAATCGATGGAAATGGAGGTGATTGGTGCCATTGATGAATTCCCATGTGATGCATTTGGATTGCAATTGGTGCTTTTGTTGGGTGAGGATGGAAGTGTATTCGCCTATGAGGATGAGATTTTGCACCTCGTAGCCAAGAGTTTGAGGGACCTGTTCCAGTGTGAAATGGTTTTCCCTGGAATAAAGACCTTCAAGATTGGAGAATATTTTGATGAGCAG ACTGAGGAAGAATACCGTGAAATGATGGAAAGCGATGAGGTCAAAGCAATAAAGAAACAACACGAGGATTTCAGAGCATCTCTGGAGCCTGACTTGCTAAATATCATGAAGGAAATAGCACAGAGCCGTAAT AACAACCAGCTGGATGAGAACCAATCAGGATTCAAAAATGGCCACTCAACTGAGACTGCCTTGGTGTTGATCACCAAATCATCAGTTCTGATTCTGCCAGATCAGTCTGCAGCCTTTGACACTGTTAACCATCAGCATCTCCTGTCCATCCTCCCAACACTTGGCATTACAAGATTCTTCCCATACATAACATCGCTGGGACCGATCCTGGCAGACAGTTTCTCTTACCAATTcaatgctgatgacacacagctctgctttttatttcaaccaGACGATCCCAGGGTAACTGCACAGATAGAGGAAGTCTTTGCATGGATGAAATCTAATCATAATCTGGAACTCAATTGTACCAACCAGCTAGGTCCATCAACAATAATCCCATCCAGTTTGGCCAGAAAATATGGAGTAATCTGTCTGACCTTCAAAAGACACAGAAGACACTTTGCAACAACAGTTGAAAGCAGGATTTCTCTGTACAACAAAGCAATGTTACACATATAG
- the LOC137013013 gene encoding uncharacterized protein isoform X1, producing MYFPAFYFYSNIIIIIITIICTTCALDAVDLSGIADFVKCNCNSTIPLLKPRGYTLRICGQDGTLFEGDEEQLEAWRDFYLPESMEMEVIGAIDEFPCDAFGLQLVLLLGEDGSVFAYEDEILHLVAKSLRDLFQCEMVFPGIKTFKIGEYFDEQTEEEYREMMESDEVKAIKKQHEDFRASLEPDLLNIMKEIAQSRNNNQLDENQSGFKNGHSTETALVLITKSSVLILPDQSAAFDTVNHQHLLSILPTLGITRFFPYITSLGPILADSFSYQFNADDTQLCFLFQPDDPRVTAQIEEVFAWMKSNHNLELNCTNQLGPSTIIPSSLARKYGVICLTFKRHRRHFATTVESRISLYNKAMLHI from the exons atgtattttcctgctttttatttctattctaatataataataataataataacaataatatgtACTACTTGTGCTTTAGATGCTGTGGACCTCAGTGGAATAGCAGATTTTGTAAAGTGTAATTGCAACTCAACGATTCCTCTTCTAAAACCAAGAGGTTATACACTGAGAATTTGTGGCCAGGATGGAACATTGTTCGAAGGGGATGAAGAGCAGCTTGAGGCCTGGAGAGATTTTTACCTCCCAGAATCGATGGAAATGGAGGTGATTGGTGCCATTGATGAATTCCCATGTGATGCATTTGGATTGCAATTGGTGCTTTTGTTGGGTGAGGATGGAAGTGTATTCGCCTATGAGGATGAGATTTTGCACCTCGTAGCCAAGAGTTTGAGGGACCTGTTCCAGTGTGAAATGGTTTTCCCTGGAATAAAGACCTTCAAGATTGGAGAATATTTTGATGAGCAG ACTGAGGAAGAATACCGTGAAATGATGGAAAGCGATGAGGTCAAAGCAATAAAGAAACAACACGAGGATTTCAGAGCATCTCTGGAGCCTGACTTGCTAAATATCATGAAGGAAATAGCACAGAGCCGTAAT AACAACCAGCTGGATGAGAACCAATCAGGATTCAAAAATGGCCACTCAACTGAGACTGCCTTGGTGTTGATCACCAAATCATCAGTTCTGATTCTGCCAGATCAGTCTGCAGCCTTTGACACTGTTAACCATCAGCATCTCCTGTCCATCCTCCCAACACTTGGCATTACAAGATTCTTCCCATACATAACATCGCTGGGACCGATCCTGGCAGACAGTTTCTCTTACCAATTcaatgctgatgacacacagctctgctttttatttcaaccaGACGATCCCAGGGTAACTGCACAGATAGAGGAAGTCTTTGCATGGATGAAATCTAATCATAATCTGGAACTCAATTGTACCAACCAGCTAGGTCCATCAACAATAATCCCATCCAGTTTGGCCAGAAAATATGGAGTAATCTGTCTGACCTTCAAAAGACACAGAAGACACTTTGCAACAACAGTTGAAAGCAGGATTTCTCTGTACAACAAAGCAATGTTACACATATAG
- the ccni2 gene encoding cyclin-I yields MKPPGEEETQRLGTLLLNTLAREMRLWRAPVLKNGCIQGSDISPPQYHEVIVWLREMSGTFKFSSETFALGVCVLNSLLATVKTRLKYLKCMAITSLILAAKINEEDEVIASVKDLLEQSRCKFSTAEILRMERVILNKLHWDLYIATPMDFIHIFHGLLISRHPQLVWAGSQNRPCLQASLWTRQVQHCMACHQLWQFKGSILALAIITLELERLTPDWFSVFTDLLRKAQIESTEFICCKEMVDEYLTSLQLSLPTNAVYILDATSMLAFRGHDVQDGDDGDGNRKTAGRAQTEDGDQDMDDFYDGLWCLYDEDTPMRTGRHGLEDMTSPCPPLQPSSSQ; encoded by the exons ATGAAACCTCCTGGTGAAGAAGAGACTCAGCGTCTGGGCACACTGCTGCTCAACACCCTGGCGAGAGAAATGCGTCTTTGGAGAGCTCCTGTGCTGAAGAACGGTTGCATTCAG GGTTCAGATATCAGCCCTCCTCAGTACCATGAGGTGATCGTGTGGTTGCGTGAAATGAGCGGCACATTCAAGTTTTCCTCGGAGACGTTTGCTTTGGGAGTCTGTGTTCTCAACAGCCTGCTTGCAACAGTCAAA ACTCGGTTGAAATATCTCAAATGCATGGCCATCACTTCTCTGATCCTCGCTGCAAAAATCAATGAGGAGGATGAG GTGATTGCATCGGTTAAAGACTTGCTGGAGCAAAGCAGATGCAAATTCTCAACAGCTGAGATTCTTCGCATGGAGCGAGTCATATTGAACAAGCTGCACTGGGACCTTTACATCGCTACGCCCATGGATTTCATTCACATC TTCCATGGCCTGTTGATATCCAGGCACCCCCAGCTGGTGTGGGCCGGCTCTCAGAACAGGCCCTGCCTCCAGGCGTCGTTGTGGACCAGGCAGGTGCAGCACTGTATGGCCTGCCACCAGCTCTGGCAGTTCAAGGGCTCCATATTGGCTTTGGCCATCATCACTTTGGAGTTGGAGAGACTGACGCCTGATTGGTTCTCAGTTTTTACCGACCTGCTGAGGAAAGCACAG ATCGAAAGCACAGAGTTCATCTGCTGTAAGGAGATGGTGGACGAGTACCTGACCAGCCTTCAGCTCTCCTTACCCACAAACGCTGTGTACATTTTAGACGCCACCAGCATGCTGGCGTTCAGAGGACATGACGTGCAGGATGGGGATGATGGAGACGGGAACAGAAAGACCGCCGGACGAGCACAGACAGAGGACGGGGACCAAGACATGGACGACTTCTATGATGGTCTCTGGTGCCTTTATGATGAGGACACGCCAATGAGAACAGGAAGACATGGGCTGGAGGATATGACCTCGCCCTGTCCTCCTCTACAGCCCTCGTCCAGTCAATAA